The following coding sequences lie in one Lolium perenne isolate Kyuss_39 chromosome 2, Kyuss_2.0, whole genome shotgun sequence genomic window:
- the LOC127336761 gene encoding agmatine coumaroyltransferase-2 — protein sequence MKVTVHSSKAVTPDYAGCGVAPGSTADVVPLTVLDKANFDTYISVIYAFRPPAPPNAVLEAGLARALVDYREWAGRLGVDAKSNNRAILLNDAGARFVEATADVSLDSVMPLKPTPEVLCLHPSGDDGPEELMLIQVTRFPCGSLVVGFTTQHIVSDGRATGNFFVAWSQATRGVAIDPVPVHDRASFFQPRDKPLVEYEHRGVEFKPYEEDHTCDLVQAQDDEVVVNKVHFSREFISKLKAQASAGAHRPYSTLQCVVAHLWRTMTKARGLDGGESTSVAIAVDGRARMSPGVPDGYTGNVVLWARPTATAGDLVTRPVKHAVELINREVARINDGYFKSFIDFASSGAVEKERLVATADAAEMVLSPNIEVDSWLRIPFYDMDFGGGRPFFFMPSYLPVEGLLILLPSFLADGSVDAYVPLFSRDMDTFKNCCYTLD from the coding sequence ATGAAGGTCACGGTGCACTCGTCCAAGGCCGTCACGCCCGACTACGCCGGCTGCGGCGTCGCCCCGGGCAGCACGGCCGACGTCGTCCCGCTCACCGTGCTCGACAAGGCCAACTTCGACACCTACATCTCCGTCATCTACGCCTTCCGCCCACCGGCGCCGCCCAACGCTGTCCTCGAGGCCGGCCTCGCCAGGGCGCTCGTCGACTACCGCGAGTGGGCCGGCCGCCTCGGCGTGGACGCAAAGAGCAACAACCGCGCCATCCTCCTCAACGACGCCGGCGCGCGGTTCGTGGAGGCCACGGCCGACGTGTCCCTCGACAGCGTCATGCCGCTCAAGCCCACGCCCGAGGTGCTGTGCCTGCATCCGAGCGGTGACGACGGGCCCGAGGAGCTCATGCTCATCCAGGTCACGCGCTTCCCCTGCGGGTCCCTCGTCGTCGGGTTCACCACGCAGCACATTGTGTCTGACGGCCGCGCCACGGGAAACTTCTTCGTCGCGTGGAGCCAGGCCACCCGCGGCGTCGCCATCGACCCTGTCCCCGTCCACGACCGCGCGTCATTCTTTCAGCCCCGGGACAAGCCGCTGGTCGAGTACGAGCACCGCGGCGTCGAGTTCAAGCCCTACGAGGAGGATCACACTTGCGACCTTGTCCAAGCTCAAGACGACGAGGTGGTGGTCAACAAGGTGCACTTCAGCCGGGAGTTCATCTCCAAGCTCAAGGCGCAGGCCTCCGCGGGCGCGCACCGGCCCTACAGCACCCTGCAGTGCGTGGTGGCGCATCTGTGGCGGACCATGACGAAGGCGCGCGGGCTCGACGGTGGGGAGTCCACCAGCGTCGCCATCGCCGTGGACGGGCGTGCGCGGATGAGCCCTGGGGTGCCGGACGGCTACACAGGCAACGTCGTGCTCTGGGCGCGGCCGACCGCCACGGCGGGGGACCTCGTGACCAGGCCGGTCAAGCACGCGGTGGAGCTCATCAACCGGGAGGTGGCCCGGATCAACGACGGCTACTTCAAGTCCTTCATCGACTTCGCCAGCTCCGGCGCCGTGGAGAAGGAGCGGCTGGTGGCGACGGCCGACGCGGCGGAGATGGTGCTCAGCCCCAACATCGAGGTCGACAGCTGGCTGCGGATCCCGTTCTACGACATGGACTTCGGCGGCGGACGGCCATTCTTCTTCATGCCCAGCTATCTGCCGGTGGAAGGCCTGCTCATCCTGCTGCCGTCCTTCTTGGCCGACGGGAGCGTGGACGCCTACGTGCCGCTCTTCAGCCGCGACATGGACACCTTCAAGAACTGCTGCTACACACTCGACTAG